A genomic segment from Streptomyces sp. NBC_01233 encodes:
- a CDS encoding cytochrome P450, which yields MTDGLPTVPGLPMTRGRCPFDPAPELGVLRADHPVARMEFPDGHVGWLVTGYPQVRRLLADPRMSSRGDALRSPIPLPMATDRTEPAPGMFTAMDPPEHTRYRRAVAAWFSARRTRTLEPRLAELAGSHLDAMAEGKGEGPVDLVTGFAEPMAASAICELLGVPVSQRPAFARAIKALFALHSSAEEAIAGWHTITGLLRGLVEAKRAEPADDLLATLVTEGRLTDEELVTVGSVLLTAGYDTSANMIALGTFALLEHPEQSAALAADTSLAERAVEELLRYLTVVHAGGIRAAGEDLEFEGHRMAAGDAVSLSFAAANRDPALCARPDALDVTREPLPHLAFGHGVHQCVGQQLARLELRVAFEALFGRFPGLRLGVPAAEVRTRPDMIIYGVQELPVTW from the coding sequence ATGACCGACGGCCTTCCCACGGTCCCGGGTCTGCCGATGACCCGGGGCCGGTGCCCCTTCGACCCCGCACCCGAACTGGGCGTGCTCCGCGCCGACCATCCGGTCGCCCGCATGGAGTTCCCGGACGGGCACGTGGGCTGGCTGGTCACCGGCTACCCCCAGGTCCGCAGGCTGCTGGCCGACCCCCGGATGAGCTCCCGGGGGGACGCGCTGCGCTCGCCCATCCCGTTGCCCATGGCGACGGACCGCACCGAGCCGGCCCCGGGCATGTTCACGGCGATGGACCCGCCGGAGCACACCCGCTACCGCCGAGCGGTGGCCGCCTGGTTCTCGGCGCGCCGCACCCGCACCCTCGAACCCCGGCTGGCGGAGCTCGCCGGGAGCCACCTGGACGCCATGGCCGAAGGCAAGGGCGAGGGCCCGGTCGACCTGGTGACGGGGTTCGCGGAGCCCATGGCAGCGTCGGCCATCTGCGAGCTGCTGGGCGTGCCCGTGTCGCAGCGCCCGGCGTTCGCCCGGGCCATCAAGGCCCTCTTCGCGCTGCACTCCAGCGCCGAGGAGGCCATCGCCGGCTGGCACACCATCACCGGCCTGCTGCGCGGGCTGGTCGAGGCGAAGCGCGCCGAACCGGCGGACGACCTGCTCGCCACCCTCGTCACCGAGGGCCGGCTCACCGACGAGGAACTCGTCACGGTCGGCAGCGTGCTGCTGACCGCAGGATACGACACCAGCGCGAACATGATCGCCCTCGGCACCTTCGCCCTGCTGGAGCACCCCGAGCAGTCGGCCGCGCTGGCCGCAGACACGTCCCTGGCCGAGAGGGCGGTCGAGGAACTGCTGCGCTACCTCACGGTCGTCCACGCGGGCGGCATCCGCGCGGCGGGCGAGGACCTGGAGTTCGAGGGACACCGGATGGCGGCCGGGGACGCGGTCTCGCTCTCCTTCGCGGCCGCCAACCGCGATCCGGCGCTCTGCGCCCGGCCGGACGCGCTCGACGTGACCCGCGAGCCCCTACCACACCTCGCCTTCGGGCACGGCGTCCACCAGTGCGTGGGCCAGCAACTCGCCCGGCTGGAACTGCGGGTCGCCTTCGAAGCCCTGTTCGGACGCTTCCCGGGGCTGCGCCTCGGCGTCCCCGCCGCCGAGGTCCGCACCCGCCCGGACATGATCATCTACGGCGTCCAAGAGCTACCGGTGACCTGGTGA
- the panD gene encoding aspartate 1-decarboxylase gives MYREMFKSKIHRATVTQADLHYVGSVTIDSTLMAAANLLPGEKVDIVDIDNGARLSTYVIEGEADSGVIGINGAAAHLIDPGDLVIIISYASMSEEHARSYQPSVVFVDADNRPVTTGTDPADVPEGFGLVRGDTVSS, from the coding sequence CTGTACCGAGAGATGTTCAAGTCCAAGATCCACCGTGCGACGGTGACCCAGGCGGACCTGCACTACGTGGGCTCCGTCACCATCGACTCCACTCTGATGGCCGCCGCGAACCTGTTGCCCGGCGAAAAGGTCGACATCGTCGACATCGACAACGGGGCCCGCCTCAGCACGTACGTCATCGAGGGCGAGGCCGACAGCGGGGTCATCGGCATCAACGGCGCCGCGGCCCACCTCATCGACCCCGGCGACCTCGTCATCATCATCTCCTACGCCTCCATGAGCGAGGAGCACGCCCGCTCGTACCAACCGAGCGTGGTGTTCGTCGACGCCGATAACCGACCCGTCACGACCGGTACCGACCCCGCCGACGTACCCGAAGGATTCGGTCTGGTGCGCGGCGACACCGTCAGCTCCTGA
- a CDS encoding class I SAM-dependent methyltransferase: MSATPDVMTAFTSGLADINLDESGTARRGENADGMKSASATIYDMAATLSGHGALWNWGMHDPALVEEIRARVPGFGEPWTDGFSEQLYFLALRDLPIDLDDYAGRHVLEVGCGMGEGLNLLSRIAPGARMTGLDLSPKAVARATATLSRGDALTYVHGDAEDLPFEDGSVDVLVNIESSHTYPDLGRFLSEAARVLRPGGFLSHIDVYTRQRTETMRRTAEETEGLEWTADHDISDRVRAAVRRRMAPGSHFRTTLGKQRMNPLVRQIAAHSQILMFGGMFAGYQPPPAIKALSKLGIVPWMSGLPMESYRHRIAVRR, from the coding sequence ATGAGTGCCACCCCTGACGTCATGACCGCCTTCACCAGCGGTCTCGCGGACATCAACCTCGACGAGTCCGGCACGGCCCGCCGCGGCGAGAACGCCGACGGCATGAAGTCCGCCAGCGCCACCATCTACGACATGGCCGCCACCCTCTCCGGCCACGGGGCCCTGTGGAACTGGGGCATGCACGACCCCGCCCTCGTCGAGGAGATCCGCGCCCGCGTGCCCGGCTTCGGCGAGCCCTGGACCGACGGCTTCAGCGAGCAGCTCTACTTCCTCGCCCTGCGCGACCTCCCCATCGACCTCGACGACTACGCCGGACGCCACGTCCTGGAAGTCGGCTGCGGCATGGGGGAGGGCCTCAACCTCCTTTCCCGCATCGCCCCGGGCGCCCGCATGACCGGCCTGGACCTGTCACCGAAGGCCGTAGCACGGGCCACCGCCACCCTGTCCCGGGGCGACGCGCTCACCTACGTCCACGGCGACGCGGAGGACCTGCCCTTCGAGGACGGCTCCGTGGACGTGCTCGTCAACATCGAGAGCTCGCACACCTACCCCGACCTCGGCAGGTTCCTCTCCGAGGCCGCACGCGTGCTGCGCCCCGGCGGCTTCCTCAGCCACATCGACGTCTACACCCGGCAGCGCACGGAGACCATGCGGCGCACGGCGGAGGAGACCGAGGGCCTGGAATGGACGGCCGACCACGACATCTCGGACCGGGTCCGCGCGGCCGTCCGCCGCCGGATGGCACCCGGCAGCCACTTCCGCACCACCCTCGGCAAGCAACGCATGAACCCGCTGGTGCGCCAGATCGCCGCGCACAGCCAGATCCTCATGTTCGGCGGCATGTTCGCGGGCTACCAGCCGCCCCCCGCCATCAAGGCACTCAGCAAGCTGGGCATCGTGCCGTGGATGAGCGGCCTGCCGATGGAGAGCTACCGCCACCGGATCGCCGTCCGCCGATGA
- a CDS encoding acyltransferase domain-containing protein, whose amino-acid sequence MSPRLFAVAAGTEDLLQVLLYAHIDRIRAGRELPSLARYCHEAATGTTGAHRIAFAVDSYDDLRTQLEEACAGEVGRVPAEVTARRPGLVFVFAGQGAQWYGMGRELLVQQPVFREAMHHCDRLVGEFAGFSVVEQLKLPAEEARLDELDVLQPTMVSLQIALTALWRSWGITPDAVVGHSMGEIAAAHTAGGLTLREALMVACRRSALLRRISGKGALATTELSPAEARAVAEASGGGISVAGENSPRSTVLAGDSHSLAALVGELEARDVYCRVIKGTVASHSHYVEELREDLRAALHTLEPAPTRLPMYSTVTAEPVQGAGLGAAYWMRNLREPVRFAAAVEHLGAAGHEVFLEVSAHPVLLSPVRQTLEHEERQGWLLPSGRRRAEVRSMLGSLGTLYACGREPNWAALFPQERASSLTPYQAAVLEAARRPRPAPVAAGLAAPA is encoded by the coding sequence ATGAGTCCACGGCTGTTCGCCGTCGCCGCCGGCACCGAGGACCTGCTGCAGGTCCTGCTGTACGCCCACATCGACAGGATCCGTGCCGGACGCGAACTGCCCTCACTCGCCCGGTACTGCCACGAGGCGGCGACGGGCACGACCGGCGCCCACCGGATCGCCTTCGCCGTCGACTCGTACGACGACCTGCGCACGCAGCTCGAAGAGGCCTGCGCGGGCGAGGTGGGGCGGGTCCCGGCGGAGGTCACGGCCCGCCGCCCCGGGCTGGTGTTCGTCTTCGCCGGACAGGGCGCCCAGTGGTACGGGATGGGCCGCGAACTCCTCGTGCAGCAGCCGGTGTTCCGCGAGGCCATGCACCACTGCGACCGACTGGTCGGCGAGTTCGCCGGCTTCTCCGTCGTCGAGCAGCTGAAGCTGCCGGCCGAGGAGGCCCGGCTGGACGAACTGGACGTCCTCCAGCCGACGATGGTCTCCTTGCAGATCGCCCTGACGGCGCTCTGGCGCAGCTGGGGGATCACGCCCGACGCGGTCGTCGGGCACAGCATGGGGGAGATCGCCGCCGCCCACACGGCCGGCGGACTGACCCTGCGCGAGGCCCTGATGGTCGCCTGCCGGCGTAGCGCGCTGCTGCGCCGGATCTCCGGCAAGGGGGCGCTGGCCACGACGGAACTCTCGCCCGCCGAGGCGCGGGCGGTGGCCGAGGCGAGCGGCGGCGGGATCAGCGTGGCGGGGGAGAACAGCCCCCGCTCCACCGTGCTGGCGGGCGACTCGCACTCGCTCGCCGCGCTCGTCGGCGAGCTGGAGGCGCGGGACGTCTACTGCCGGGTGATCAAGGGGACGGTCGCCTCGCACAGCCATTACGTGGAGGAGCTGCGCGAGGACCTGCGCGCTGCCCTGCACACCCTGGAGCCGGCCCCCACCCGCCTGCCGATGTACTCGACCGTGACGGCCGAGCCGGTGCAGGGTGCCGGGCTCGGGGCCGCGTACTGGATGCGCAACCTGCGGGAGCCGGTACGGTTCGCGGCCGCGGTGGAGCATCTGGGCGCCGCGGGACACGAGGTGTTCCTCGAGGTCAGCGCCCATCCGGTACTGCTGAGTCCGGTGCGCCAGACCCTCGAACACGAGGAACGGCAGGGATGGTTGCTGCCCTCCGGCAGGCGGCGGGCCGAGGTCCGCTCCATGCTCGGCTCGCTCGGGACCCTGTACGCCTGCGGGCGGGAGCCGAACTGGGCCGCGCTGTTCCCGCAGGAGCGGGCGAGCTCCCTCACCCCGTACCAGGCCGCCGTACTGGAGGCGGCACGCCGGCCCCGGCCGGCGCCCGTGGCGGCAGGCCTGGCGGCCCCCGCCTAG
- a CDS encoding DUF2087 domain-containing protein, with protein MTPDEFTLVMSDPTLRRVFSAVALGSSTSSEILTAAGLDTPVAAKAIGQLTRTGLLVPEGRGRLVVNEGALQEAAQTAARRREEEAAAEQPDARLRGFVRDRVLVGLPEEADHEARRTVLRHVGEATFAPGEEYDERTVTERLEPWCESGVLDAVSLRRALVDLGVLRRESGLYGLTAAPVGAA; from the coding sequence ATGACACCTGACGAATTCACCCTCGTGATGTCCGACCCGACACTGCGCCGCGTCTTCTCCGCGGTCGCGCTCGGCTCGTCCACCTCGTCCGAGATCCTCACGGCCGCGGGGCTCGACACCCCGGTGGCGGCCAAGGCCATCGGGCAGCTGACCCGGACGGGTCTGCTCGTGCCCGAGGGGCGCGGCCGGCTCGTCGTCAACGAAGGCGCCCTGCAGGAGGCGGCGCAGACCGCCGCCCGCCGCCGGGAGGAGGAGGCCGCCGCCGAGCAGCCCGACGCCCGGCTGCGCGGCTTCGTACGCGACCGGGTGCTGGTGGGTCTGCCCGAGGAGGCCGACCACGAGGCGCGGCGCACGGTGCTGCGGCACGTGGGGGAGGCCACCTTCGCCCCGGGCGAGGAGTACGACGAGCGCACGGTGACGGAGCGTCTGGAGCCGTGGTGCGAGAGCGGTGTCCTGGACGCCGTGTCACTGCGCCGGGCCCTCGTCGACCTCGGGGTGCTGCGCCGGGAATCGGGGCTGTACGGCCTCACCGCCGCTCCGGTCGGCGCCGCCTGA
- a CDS encoding DUF6204 family protein yields MSSSTTYQVLTRGKFAPLDEEQRASLLAQVDDHGVLSARFTEEGTVNYERGLHGFTFRVLIPATDDDTEELVLAQAEELAVAAVAKLGAGCLDLKSVSTDLASIKIKRKGR; encoded by the coding sequence ATGAGCAGCAGTACGACCTACCAGGTCCTCACCCGGGGCAAGTTCGCGCCCCTCGACGAGGAGCAGCGCGCGTCGTTGCTCGCCCAGGTCGACGACCACGGCGTGCTCAGCGCCCGGTTCACCGAAGAAGGCACGGTGAACTACGAGCGCGGACTGCACGGGTTCACCTTCCGCGTGCTGATCCCCGCGACCGACGACGACACCGAGGAGCTCGTCCTGGCGCAGGCCGAGGAGCTCGCCGTGGCGGCCGTCGCCAAGCTCGGCGCCGGATGCCTCGACCTCAAGTCGGTCTCCACCGACCTGGCCAGCATCAAGATCAAGCGGAAGGGGCGCTGA
- a CDS encoding MFS transporter, with product MNKAGQAEKPANAGPPATPDAPEPDPKRWLALTVLLVATFMDLLDANIITVAIPSIQRDLGASTVAIQAMTAGYTLSFAVLLITGGRLGDIFGRKRMFLIGVSGFILASAMCAAAPSTELLVVARALQGLTAAIMVPQVLALIHVSFAPQEIGRVVSLYASMVGLAIVSGPLIGGALISWSPLDLGWRSIFVVNLPVGVVALIGAAKWMRESSSPHAKRLDMIGMLLVILGLLLLMVPLTLGRELDWPLWSIVSLVAAAPVLVLFVVYERHKTRKDGSPLVTLSLFKVRAFGAGIGVQLLFSAIPAGFFLSWTLYLQAGLGWSALHTGLTAIPFSLCVPVVGGLAVRKFSPLYGRYCLLAGAVLMFAGIISYAWAADHFGTDITSWHAIPSMLLIGSGMGLLMPPLTALVLREVKPQEAGAASGIINATGQLGAALGVAVIGSLFFAALAGNAGPQAERVAPTVQSVSPQQAADLQDCATEALGQDDLAKVPVTCSNLVQGAGGGTRDTINGALGEIRAKTFVSTYSETLYWAAGGLVPVTALVLLLPHHRVRWEEMA from the coding sequence ATGAACAAGGCAGGGCAGGCAGAAAAGCCGGCGAACGCCGGCCCACCTGCCACCCCCGACGCGCCCGAGCCCGACCCGAAGCGGTGGCTCGCGCTGACCGTCCTGCTGGTCGCCACCTTCATGGACCTGCTCGACGCCAACATCATCACCGTGGCGATCCCGAGCATCCAACGCGACCTCGGCGCCTCGACCGTAGCCATCCAGGCGATGACGGCCGGCTACACCCTGAGCTTCGCCGTCCTGCTGATCACCGGCGGCCGGCTCGGTGACATCTTCGGCCGCAAGCGGATGTTCCTCATCGGCGTCAGCGGCTTCATCCTCGCGTCCGCCATGTGCGCCGCCGCGCCCAGCACCGAATTACTCGTCGTCGCCCGTGCGCTCCAGGGGCTCACCGCCGCGATCATGGTGCCCCAGGTGCTCGCGCTCATCCACGTCTCCTTCGCTCCCCAGGAGATCGGCCGCGTCGTCAGCCTCTACGCGAGCATGGTCGGCCTGGCCATCGTCTCCGGTCCCCTCATCGGCGGCGCCCTGATCAGCTGGAGCCCGCTGGACCTCGGCTGGCGCAGCATCTTCGTGGTGAACCTGCCCGTCGGCGTGGTGGCCCTGATCGGCGCCGCGAAGTGGATGCGGGAATCGAGCTCCCCCCACGCGAAGCGCCTGGACATGATCGGCATGCTGCTGGTCATCCTCGGACTGCTGCTGCTCATGGTGCCGCTGACCCTCGGCCGCGAACTCGACTGGCCGCTCTGGAGCATCGTCTCGCTCGTCGCCGCCGCCCCCGTCCTCGTGCTGTTCGTGGTCTACGAACGCCACAAGACCCGCAAGGACGGCTCGCCCCTGGTGACGCTGTCCCTGTTCAAGGTCCGCGCGTTCGGCGCCGGCATCGGCGTGCAGCTCCTCTTCAGCGCCATCCCCGCCGGCTTCTTCCTCAGCTGGACCCTCTACCTCCAGGCGGGCCTCGGCTGGTCGGCCCTGCACACGGGTCTGACGGCGATCCCGTTCTCCCTGTGCGTACCGGTCGTCGGCGGTCTCGCCGTCCGCAAGTTCTCCCCGCTCTACGGTCGTTACTGCCTGCTCGCGGGGGCCGTCCTGATGTTCGCGGGCATCATCTCCTACGCCTGGGCGGCCGACCACTTCGGTACGGACATCACCTCCTGGCACGCGATCCCGTCCATGCTGCTGATCGGCTCCGGCATGGGTCTGCTCATGCCCCCGCTCACGGCGCTGGTCCTCAGGGAGGTCAAGCCGCAGGAGGCCGGCGCCGCCTCCGGCATCATCAACGCCACCGGCCAGCTCGGCGCCGCGCTCGGCGTGGCGGTCATCGGCAGCCTCTTCTTCGCGGCGCTCGCGGGCAACGCCGGGCCGCAGGCCGAACGGGTCGCCCCCACCGTGCAGTCGGTGTCGCCGCAGCAGGCCGCGGACCTCCAGGACTGCGCGACCGAGGCACTCGGCCAGGACGACCTGGCCAAGGTGCCGGTCACGTGCTCCAACCTGGTGCAGGGCGCCGGCGGCGGCACCCGGGATACGATCAATGGCGCGCTCGGCGAGATCCGCGCGAAGACGTTCGTGTCCACCTACAGCGAGACGCTGTACTGGGCGGCCGGTGGCCTCGTCCCGGTCACCGCCCTCGTGCTGCTCCTGCCGCACCACCGGGTCCGGTGGGAGGAAATGGCCTAG
- a CDS encoding TetR/AcrR family transcriptional regulator has protein sequence MGYSLVSGKRVKEAITITKRLTRQQSRQVTREQILQSAAALFAGQGVSGTSVEQIVEAAGYTRGAFYGNFEGKHELVLALLEQRTQHELEEIQAMSREAATFEEMLDHLRSWHRRRDENLASWLALRTELWLYGLRDPELLPVLADRERRSREAIAQSLEQGFTARGVTTPAPVELLALIVHALNDGLSIQRVLSPADSGMDSVVDVVELLMKSWTALARSTATAAEPTAAPTAEPPIENLEKNP, from the coding sequence TTGGGATACAGTCTCGTATCTGGGAAGCGCGTCAAGGAGGCGATCACCATCACCAAGCGACTCACCCGGCAGCAGAGCCGGCAGGTCACCCGCGAGCAGATCCTTCAGTCGGCGGCCGCACTGTTCGCCGGCCAAGGGGTCAGCGGAACCTCGGTGGAGCAGATCGTCGAGGCCGCCGGTTACACCCGGGGCGCCTTCTACGGCAACTTCGAGGGCAAGCACGAGCTCGTCCTCGCCCTGCTCGAACAGCGGACCCAGCACGAGCTGGAAGAGATCCAGGCGATGAGCCGCGAGGCGGCCACCTTCGAGGAGATGCTCGACCACCTCCGCTCCTGGCACCGCCGGCGCGACGAGAACCTCGCCAGCTGGCTCGCCCTGCGCACCGAACTCTGGCTCTACGGACTGCGCGACCCGGAGCTGCTGCCCGTACTGGCGGACCGCGAGCGCCGTTCCCGGGAGGCGATCGCCCAGTCGCTGGAGCAGGGCTTCACCGCGCGCGGCGTGACCACGCCGGCTCCCGTGGAGCTGCTGGCCCTGATCGTGCACGCGCTGAACGACGGACTGTCCATCCAGCGCGTGCTCTCCCCCGCCGACAGCGGCATGGACTCCGTCGTGGACGTGGTGGAGCTCCTGATGAAGTCCTGGACCGCACTCGCCCGCAGCACCGCAACCGCGGCCGAACCCACCGCGGCACCCACCGCCGAACCCCCGATCGAGAACCTGGAGAAGAACCCATGA
- the ccrA gene encoding crotonyl-CoA carboxylase/reductase: MQDIIDAVVSGEGVREDFAALALPEAYRAVTLHKDETDLFAGLATRDKDPRKSVHLDEVPVPELGPGEALVAVMASSVNYNTVWSALFEPLPTFGFLERYGRLSELTKRHDLPYHVIGSDLAGVVLRTGPGVHAWKPGDEVVAHCLSVELEAPDGHDDAMLDPEQRIWGYETNFGGLAEIALVKSTQLMPKPRHLSWEEAASPGLVASTAYRQLVSRNGAGMKQGDNVLIWGAGGGLGSYATQFALAGGANPVCVVSSAQKADICRAMGATAIIDRSAEDYRFWKDERTQDPKEWKRFGKRIRELTGGEDVDIVFEHPGRETFGASVFVTRKGGTIVTCASTSGYHHEYDNRHLWMSLKKIVGSHFANYRESWESNRLISKGRIHPTLSKVYALEDTGQALYDVHRNLHHGKVGILALAPEEGLGVRDHEMRARHLDAINRFRVPAPTTA; encoded by the coding sequence ATGCAGGACATCATCGATGCCGTCGTGAGCGGGGAAGGGGTGCGGGAGGACTTCGCCGCGCTCGCCCTCCCCGAGGCGTACCGGGCCGTCACCTTGCACAAGGACGAGACGGACCTGTTCGCGGGGCTCGCCACCCGCGACAAGGACCCGCGCAAGTCGGTGCACCTGGACGAGGTTCCGGTGCCCGAACTCGGCCCGGGTGAGGCCCTGGTGGCCGTCATGGCCTCCTCGGTCAACTACAACACCGTCTGGTCGGCCCTCTTCGAACCGCTGCCGACCTTCGGCTTCCTGGAGCGCTACGGCAGGCTCAGCGAGCTCACCAAGCGCCACGACCTGCCGTACCACGTCATAGGCTCCGACCTCGCTGGCGTCGTGCTGCGCACGGGGCCGGGCGTCCATGCCTGGAAGCCGGGCGACGAGGTCGTCGCGCACTGCCTCTCGGTCGAACTGGAGGCGCCGGACGGCCACGACGACGCGATGCTCGACCCCGAGCAGCGCATCTGGGGCTACGAGACGAACTTCGGCGGCCTGGCGGAGATCGCCCTGGTGAAGTCCACCCAGTTGATGCCCAAACCCCGGCATCTGAGCTGGGAGGAGGCCGCTTCCCCGGGGCTGGTCGCCTCCACCGCGTACCGCCAGCTGGTCTCCCGCAACGGCGCCGGCATGAAGCAGGGCGACAACGTCCTGATCTGGGGTGCCGGCGGCGGACTCGGCTCGTACGCCACCCAGTTCGCCCTCGCCGGCGGCGCCAACCCGGTCTGCGTGGTCTCCAGCGCGCAGAAGGCCGACATCTGCCGGGCGATGGGCGCGACCGCGATCATCGACCGCAGCGCCGAGGACTACAGGTTCTGGAAGGACGAACGCACCCAGGACCCGAAGGAGTGGAAGCGCTTCGGCAAGCGCATCCGCGAGCTGACCGGCGGCGAGGACGTGGACATCGTCTTCGAGCACCCGGGGCGCGAAACGTTCGGCGCGAGCGTCTTCGTCACCCGCAAGGGCGGCACGATCGTCACCTGCGCCTCGACCTCCGGCTACCACCACGAGTACGACAACCGCCACCTGTGGATGTCCCTCAAGAAGATCGTCGGCTCCCACTTCGCCAACTACCGGGAATCCTGGGAGTCGAACCGGCTGATCTCCAAGGGCAGGATCCACCCCACCCTGTCGAAGGTCTACGCGCTGGAGGACACCGGCCAGGCCCTGTACGACGTCCACCGCAACCTGCACCACGGCAAGGTGGGGATCCTCGCGCTGGCCCCCGAGGAGGGTCTGGGCGTCCGCGACCACGAGATGCGCGCCCGACACCTCGATGCCATCAACCGCTTCCGGGTCCCGGCGCCAACGACCGCCTGA
- a CDS encoding DUF3037 domain-containing protein, whose protein sequence is MSTHVSPSLGFDYALLQAVPRVDRGERINVGALLYCKQADFLAAEIHIDAARLRALDPEVDLTGVTDALEAIRAICAGDPKAGQAGAGTLRSRFGWLTAPRSAVVQTGPVHGGLTADPTAELTRLMNRLVR, encoded by the coding sequence ATGAGCACTCACGTCTCCCCTTCCCTCGGTTTCGACTACGCGCTGCTGCAGGCCGTTCCCCGCGTGGACCGCGGAGAGCGGATCAACGTCGGCGCGCTGCTCTACTGCAAGCAGGCCGACTTCCTCGCGGCCGAGATCCACATCGACGCCGCACGCCTGCGCGCCCTGGACCCCGAGGTCGACCTGACCGGTGTCACCGACGCACTCGAGGCGATCCGCGCCATCTGCGCCGGCGACCCGAAGGCCGGCCAGGCCGGCGCCGGCACGCTGCGCTCGCGGTTCGGCTGGCTGACGGCCCCGCGCAGCGCGGTCGTCCAGACCGGACCGGTGCACGGCGGCCTCACGGCCGACCCGACGGCCGAACTGACCCGGCTGATGAACCGTCTGGTGCGCTGA
- a CDS encoding 4'-phosphopantetheinyl transferase family protein has translation MIVELFADPPDIYLYPEEADRVKRAVDKRRREFATVRLCARTALARLGMPPGPILPGPAGAPAWPEGVAGSMTHCPGYRAAAVARTASVAAVGIDAEPNSVLPRGVERMVASPEERRTLDRLTLSHPAVAWDRLLFSAKESTYKTCFPLMGQLLDFSDCTITPDPERGTFVSSLHVPGPVIGGRRVNTFTGHWRTVVREGVEYVATGIVVPAAHAPATSGNR, from the coding sequence GTGATCGTGGAGCTGTTCGCCGACCCGCCGGACATCTACCTCTACCCGGAGGAAGCGGACAGGGTGAAGCGCGCGGTCGACAAGCGCCGGCGAGAATTCGCCACCGTCCGGCTGTGCGCCCGCACGGCATTGGCCCGGCTCGGGATGCCGCCCGGGCCGATCCTCCCCGGTCCCGCCGGGGCGCCCGCCTGGCCCGAGGGCGTCGCGGGCAGCATGACCCACTGCCCCGGCTACCGGGCGGCAGCGGTCGCCAGGACCGCGTCGGTCGCCGCGGTCGGGATCGACGCCGAACCGAACTCCGTGCTGCCCAGGGGCGTCGAGAGGATGGTGGCCTCGCCCGAGGAGCGGCGCACGCTGGACCGCCTCACCCTGTCCCATCCCGCCGTGGCCTGGGACAGGCTGCTGTTCAGCGCGAAGGAGAGCACGTACAAGACCTGCTTCCCGCTCATGGGCCAGCTGCTGGATTTCAGCGACTGCACCATCACCCCCGATCCGGAGCGGGGCACCTTCGTCAGCTCGCTGCACGTGCCGGGCCCGGTGATCGGCGGGCGCCGGGTGAACACCTTCACCGGGCACTGGCGAACCGTCGTCCGGGAGGGCGTCGAGTACGTGGCGACGGGGATCGTCGTACCGGCCGCCCACGCACCCGCAACCTCCGGTAACCGGTGA